From a single Kitasatospora sp. NBC_00458 genomic region:
- a CDS encoding succinate dehydrogenase cytochrome b subunit has translation MTTATRTARHPSILLTLWRSTVGKKAVMAVSGLVMLLYLVAHMLGNLKVFFGPEDINGYAAWLRTLGQPFLGHEWFLWIARVGLLAAVVLHGVAAYQLSRRDLAARPSKYAHQRRRASYATRTMRWGGVILALFIVWHVLDLTTLTVNPNAEHGKPYQNIVASFGTWYGCTIYIVAMLAVGLHVRHGFWSAAQTLGANNARRDRALKLTADGLALLLTAGFLSVPVAVMTGVVS, from the coding sequence ATGACAACCGCGACACGGACGGCCCGGCATCCGTCCATCCTGCTGACCCTGTGGCGGTCGACCGTCGGCAAGAAGGCGGTCATGGCCGTCAGCGGACTGGTCATGCTGCTCTACCTGGTCGCGCACATGCTGGGGAACCTCAAGGTCTTCTTCGGGCCCGAGGACATCAACGGCTACGCGGCCTGGCTGCGGACCCTCGGCCAGCCCTTCCTCGGGCACGAGTGGTTCCTCTGGATCGCCCGGGTCGGCCTGCTGGCCGCCGTGGTGCTGCACGGCGTGGCCGCGTACCAGCTGAGCCGGCGCGACCTCGCGGCCCGTCCGAGCAAGTACGCGCACCAGCGGCGGCGGGCGAGCTACGCGACCCGGACCATGCGCTGGGGCGGGGTGATCCTGGCGCTGTTCATCGTCTGGCACGTCCTCGACCTGACCACGCTGACCGTGAACCCCAACGCCGAGCACGGCAAGCCGTACCAGAACATCGTGGCCTCGTTCGGGACGTGGTACGGCTGCACGATCTACATCGTGGCGATGCTCGCCGTCGGCCTGCACGTCCGGCACGGCTTCTGGAGCGCCGCGCAGACCCTCGGCGCCAACAACGCCCGCCGGGACCGCGCGCTGAAGCTGACCGCCGACGGCCTGGCCCTGCTGCTGACCGCGGGCTTCCTGTCCGTCCCCGTGGCCGTGATGACCGGAGTGGTGAGTTGA
- a CDS encoding fumarate reductase/succinate dehydrogenase flavoprotein subunit, producing MSTDDSDYSDYRTGEPVADTRAPAGPIEQRWDQRRFEARLVNPANRRKHTVIVVGTGLAGGAAGATLAEQGYHVVQFCFQDSPRRAHSIAAQGGINAAKNYRNDGDSVRRLFYDTVKGGDFRARESNVHRLAQVSVEIIDQCVAQGVPFAREYGGLLDTRSFGGVQVSRTFYARGQTGQQLLLGAYQALSRQIAAGNVEMHARTEMLDLLVVDGRARGIVARDLVTGEVSTYTADAVVLASGGYGNVFYLSTNAKNSNATAIWRAHRRGAYFANPCFTQIHPTCIPRSGDHQSKLTLMSESLRNDGRIWVPAAKGDARPPAEIPEAERDYYLERIYPAFGNLVPRDIASRAAKNVCDEGRGVGPGGQGVYLDFADAIRRLGRDAVEARYGNLFEMYERITAEDPYRVPMRIYPAIHYTMGGLWVDYDLQTTVPGLFAIGEANFSDHGANRLGASALMQGLADGYFVLPPVLNDYLAGERLPAVPADHEEIAAVEAEVADRLNLILAVDGDRTPDSFHRELGGLLWDECGMARDAAGLRRALARIPQLREEFWRRIKVPGTGAELNQSLEKANRLVDYFELAELMCLDALHRAESCGGHFRTESQAADGEAARRDEEFSYAAAWEFTGTGEAPVLHREHLDFEHVHPTQRSYA from the coding sequence TTGAGCACCGACGACAGCGACTACAGCGACTACCGGACCGGCGAGCCGGTCGCCGACACCCGGGCCCCCGCCGGGCCGATCGAACAGCGCTGGGACCAACGGCGGTTCGAGGCCAGACTGGTCAACCCGGCCAACCGGCGCAAGCACACCGTCATCGTGGTCGGCACCGGCCTGGCCGGCGGCGCGGCCGGCGCCACCCTCGCCGAACAGGGCTACCACGTCGTCCAGTTCTGCTTCCAGGACTCCCCCCGGCGGGCGCACTCGATCGCCGCCCAGGGCGGCATCAACGCCGCCAAGAACTACCGCAACGACGGCGACTCGGTCCGCCGGCTGTTCTACGACACCGTCAAGGGCGGCGACTTCCGGGCCCGCGAGTCGAACGTGCACCGCCTCGCCCAGGTCTCGGTGGAGATCATCGACCAGTGCGTGGCCCAGGGCGTCCCGTTCGCCCGCGAGTACGGCGGCCTGCTGGACACCCGCTCGTTCGGCGGCGTCCAGGTCTCCCGGACCTTCTACGCCCGCGGCCAGACCGGCCAGCAGCTACTGCTCGGCGCCTACCAGGCGCTGTCCCGGCAGATCGCCGCCGGGAACGTCGAGATGCACGCCCGCACCGAGATGCTGGACCTGCTGGTGGTCGACGGCCGGGCGCGCGGGATCGTCGCCCGCGACCTGGTCACCGGAGAGGTCTCGACGTACACCGCCGACGCGGTCGTCCTCGCCAGCGGCGGCTACGGCAACGTCTTCTACCTCTCCACCAACGCCAAGAACTCCAACGCCACCGCGATCTGGCGGGCGCACCGGCGCGGCGCGTACTTCGCCAACCCGTGCTTCACCCAGATCCACCCGACCTGCATCCCGCGCTCCGGCGACCACCAGTCCAAGCTCACCCTGATGAGCGAGTCGCTGCGCAACGACGGCCGGATCTGGGTGCCGGCGGCGAAGGGCGACGCCCGGCCGCCGGCCGAGATCCCGGAGGCCGAGCGGGACTACTACCTGGAGCGGATCTACCCGGCGTTCGGCAACCTGGTGCCGCGCGACATCGCCTCCCGGGCCGCCAAGAACGTCTGCGACGAGGGCCGCGGCGTCGGCCCCGGCGGGCAGGGGGTCTACCTGGACTTCGCCGACGCCATCCGCCGGCTGGGCCGGGACGCCGTGGAGGCCAGGTACGGCAACCTGTTCGAGATGTACGAGCGGATCACCGCCGAGGACCCGTACCGGGTGCCGATGCGGATCTACCCGGCGATCCACTACACCATGGGCGGACTCTGGGTCGACTACGACCTGCAGACCACCGTCCCGGGGCTGTTCGCGATCGGCGAGGCCAACTTCTCCGACCACGGCGCCAACCGGCTCGGCGCCAGCGCGCTGATGCAGGGCCTGGCCGACGGCTACTTCGTGCTCCCGCCGGTGCTCAACGACTACCTGGCCGGGGAGAGGCTCCCCGCCGTCCCGGCCGACCACGAGGAGATCGCGGCGGTGGAGGCCGAGGTGGCGGACCGGCTCAACCTGATCCTCGCGGTGGACGGCGACCGCACGCCCGACTCCTTCCACCGGGAGCTCGGCGGACTGCTCTGGGACGAGTGCGGGATGGCCCGCGACGCGGCCGGGCTGCGCCGGGCCCTGGCGCGGATCCCGCAGCTGCGCGAGGAGTTCTGGCGCCGGATCAAGGTGCCCGGGACCGGCGCGGAGCTCAACCAGTCGCTGGAGAAGGCCAACCGGCTGGTCGACTACTTCGAGCTCGCCGAGCTGATGTGCCTGGACGCGCTGCACCGCGCCGAGTCCTGCGGCGGCCACTTCCGCACCGAGAGCCAGGCCGCGGACGGCGAGGCCGCCCGGCGCGACGAGGAGTTCTCCTACGCCGCCGCCTGGGAGTTCACCGGTACCGGCGAGGCGCCCGTACTCCACCGCGAGCACCTCGACTTCGAGCACGTCCACCCCACCCAGCGGAGCTACGCGTGA